The Glutamicibacter mishrai DNA window CAGTTCTTTCGTAATTAAAGGTTAACATGATTCACCGGCGAGCGCTGAACGCAACACCCGTCGATACCGCTAGACTGTCAATTAGTCCAACGACTATGTATTGAGCTGGCCAATAACTGTTTGCCCCCAACTACGAAGGAGCTCAGCAGGTGGTGGAAGAGAATCTGCCCGAGCCGCAGGCGGCTTTACCGCCATTGCAGCCCGAACCGGAAAAGCCCAAGCGGCAAGGTGGCCAATGGGCCATATTGATCATTGCTGTTTTGGCGCTGGCCGCTGCCGTGGTCTTCTTGGTGTTGCGCATCATAGATCCCCCCGCTTCGCCCGTTGCGAACAATGTGGAACGCAATGAAAACCCTGGCCTTGATGGCATCATCGCCACGGAAATGCCCCCTGCCCAATTGCAGCTCGGTGATTGCCTGCGCGGTTTCGAGTCACCCTTGGATCCGCAAACCGTGGTCACCTGCGATTCGGCGCATAACGCCCAGATGATCGGGTCCTTCGAAGTCGCAGGCACCGATTACCCGGGAGCTGGCGAATTGCTGACCCAGTCCGAGGACCTTTGCAAGTCGGTGTCGCTCGATCCGAGCGCAGGGCTGGACTCCACCTGGACCTATCACTTCTCCCGTCCTTCGGAGAGCACTTGGGACCAGGGCGACCGCGCGGTGTCCTGCTTCTTGAGTTTGAAGGAAGGCAACGTTCGCTCCTCGCTGTTGCCACCTGAAGGCACCGATGATGCCGCTGACGGCGATTCGGCAAAGCCTGAGGACCAGCGCGACGAGGAATCGAGCTCCAAGGCCGAAGAGACCACTGAAAGCTGATAAGTTCCAGAGACTACGAGAGAAGGGCATGAACAGGATTTCCTGTTCATGCCCTTCTCTCGTCTTGAACTAGCTCTTCTTCTGGACCTTCAACTGGTCGCCCAGCTCGTCGAGCGTCACCTGAACGGTGTCCCCGTCTTGCACAGTGCCAGCAAGGATTTCCTTGGCCAGCCGGTCACCGATCTCGCGCTGGACCAGACGGCGCAGCGGCCGGGCACCATAGGCAGGATCGTAGCCGGTCAGGGCCAGCCATTCGCTGGCCGCCTGATCCACGTCCAAGCTCAGCCGGCGTTCTGCCAGGCGTTCGGAAAGCAGATCGATCTGGAGCTTCACGATATTGCCCAGCTCTTCAATGCTCAGCGGATCGAAGAGGATCACCTCGTCGAGACGGTTCAGGAACTCCGGCTTGAACGAAGCGTTGACGACGTTCATCACCGCGCTCTTCTTGGCCTCGTCTTCCAAGGACGGATCCACGAGGAACTGCGACCCCAGGTTGGAGGTGAGGATCAGGATGGTGTTCCTGAAGTCCACGGTGCGTCCCTGGCCATCGGTGAGGCGGCCATCGTCGAGGACCTGCAGCAGGATGTCGAAGACCTCTGGATGAGCTTTCTCCACCTCGTCGAGCAGGATCACCGAGTAGGGGCGGCGGCGCACCGCCTCGGTGAGCTGTCCGCCTTCTTCGTAGCCTACGTAGCCTGGAGGGGCACCGACCAGTCGGGAGACCGCGTGCTTCTCGGAGTACTCCGACATGTCGATGCGGACCATGGCGCGCGGGTCATCAAAGAGGAAGTCCGCCAGGGACTTCGCCAGCTCGGTCTTGCCCACGCCTGTTGGTCCTAGAAACAGGAAGGAACCGGTAGGGCGGTTCGGATCCGCGATGCCTGCCCGGGTACGGCGCACGGCGTCAGATACGGCAGCGACGGCTTGCTTCTGCCCCATCAGTCGTTGGCCGATGATCTCTTCCATGTCCAGCAGCTTCTGGCTCTCGCCTTGCAGCATGCGGCCAGCAGGGATTCCGGTCCATGCCGAAATCACCTCGGCGATGTCGTCCGCGGTCACTTCCTCGGCCACCATGCTCGGCTGCGCAGAGCGGTCTGCTTCAGCCTGGGCCGCGGCATCAAGTTCTTTCTGCAATGCCGGGATCTCGCCATAGAGCAAGCGGGATGCCTTCTCCAGGTCTCCTTCACGCTGGGCCTTGTCTGCCTGGCCGCGCAATTCATCGAGTTTGACCTTCAAGTCGCCAACGCGGTTCAATCCTGCCTTTTCGGATTCCCATTGCGAGTTCATCGCATCGAGCTTTTCCTTCTTGTCGGCCATATCCTTGCGCAAGGCTTCCAGGCGTTCCACCGAGGCTGGATCCGTCTCATCAGACAGGGCCAGTTCTTCCATGGTCAGCCGGTCCACTTCGCGGCGCAGCTCATCGATCTCCTCCGGGGCGGAATCGATCTCCATGCGCAGTCGGCTTGCCGCCTCGTCAACCAGGTCAATGGCCTTGTCCGGCAGCTGCCGTCCGGAAATGTAGCGGTTGGACAGTGATGCGGCTGCAACCAGCGCGGAGTCGGCGATGGACACCTTGTGGTGGGCTTCGTAGCGTTCCTTGAGCCCGCGAAGGATGGCGATGGTGTCATCCACGCTAGGCTCCCCGACATACACCTGGGCGAAGCGGCGTTCGAGCGCCGGGTCCTTCTCGATGTTCTCCCGGTACTCGTCCAAGGTGGTGGCGCCGATCAGGCGAAGCTCGCCTCGGGCCAGCATGGGCTTGAGCATATTGCCGGCATCCATGGCGCCTTCCGAAGCACCAGCGCCAACCACGGTGTGGATCTCATCGATGAAGGTCACGATCTGGCCATCGGAGGACTTGATCTCTTCCAGCACTGCCTTGAGCCGTTCCTCGAATTCGCCGCGGTATTTCGCGCCGGCAACCATGGCTCCCAGATCCAGGGAGATCAGCGTCTTGCCACGCAATGACTCCGGCACGTCGCCAGCGATCATGCGCTGGGCCAGTCCCTCGACTACCGCGGTCTTGCCAACACCGGGTTCGCCAATGAGCACGGGG harbors:
- a CDS encoding septum formation family protein — encoded protein: MVEENLPEPQAALPPLQPEPEKPKRQGGQWAILIIAVLALAAAVVFLVLRIIDPPASPVANNVERNENPGLDGIIATEMPPAQLQLGDCLRGFESPLDPQTVVTCDSAHNAQMIGSFEVAGTDYPGAGELLTQSEDLCKSVSLDPSAGLDSTWTYHFSRPSESTWDQGDRAVSCFLSLKEGNVRSSLLPPEGTDDAADGDSAKPEDQRDEESSSKAEETTES
- the clpB gene encoding ATP-dependent chaperone ClpB codes for the protein MDTKLTTKSQEALSASGMNASTAGNPQIEPAHLLKALLDQRDSVAVALLKTAGLDVDSLSVKASAAINALPSSSGSSVAQAQFSRQLLQVVSNAQETATDMGDTYVSTEHLLIALAADQTKAGEAMREFGATRELLVGTLPTIRGDRKVDNPNPEATFQSLEKFGTDMTALARSGKLDPVIGRDREIRRVVQVLSRRTKNNPVLIGEPGVGKTAVVEGLAQRMIAGDVPESLRGKTLISLDLGAMVAGAKYRGEFEERLKAVLEEIKSSDGQIVTFIDEIHTVVGAGASEGAMDAGNMLKPMLARGELRLIGATTLDEYRENIEKDPALERRFAQVYVGEPSVDDTIAILRGLKERYEAHHKVSIADSALVAAASLSNRYISGRQLPDKAIDLVDEAASRLRMEIDSAPEEIDELRREVDRLTMEELALSDETDPASVERLEALRKDMADKKEKLDAMNSQWESEKAGLNRVGDLKVKLDELRGQADKAQREGDLEKASRLLYGEIPALQKELDAAAQAEADRSAQPSMVAEEVTADDIAEVISAWTGIPAGRMLQGESQKLLDMEEIIGQRLMGQKQAVAAVSDAVRRTRAGIADPNRPTGSFLFLGPTGVGKTELAKSLADFLFDDPRAMVRIDMSEYSEKHAVSRLVGAPPGYVGYEEGGQLTEAVRRRPYSVILLDEVEKAHPEVFDILLQVLDDGRLTDGQGRTVDFRNTILILTSNLGSQFLVDPSLEDEAKKSAVMNVVNASFKPEFLNRLDEVILFDPLSIEELGNIVKLQIDLLSERLAERRLSLDVDQAASEWLALTGYDPAYGARPLRRLVQREIGDRLAKEILAGTVQDGDTVQVTLDELGDQLKVQKKS